One window from the genome of Cryptomeria japonica chromosome 6, Sugi_1.0, whole genome shotgun sequence encodes:
- the LOC131067364 gene encoding uncharacterized protein LOC131067364, whose amino-acid sequence MSGTVLTPNTSYHPQIDGQMEVVNKWLEGYLRNYVSEQQRAWVKWLHIGEYYYNFSFHMSIKMSPFLALYGYEAPSFVDLVFGESKAPQAKDLLQQSQDIMKSLKDNLQIAQNQVIRKVGVVAYELELPSDSRVHNVFHVSRLKKALGHNVVASSQLPPLDEEGQLVLIPEEILDFKECSLRKRTIREYLVKWKNLPMEDATWESDEILQHPGHD is encoded by the exons ATgagtggtactgtgctcactccaaacACTAGttaccatccccaaatagatggacaAATGGAAGTAGTGAACAAGTGGTTGGAAGGCTACTTGAGAAACTATGTGTCAGAACAGCAGAGAGCTTGGGTCAAGTGGCTGCATATAGGCGAGTACTACTACAATTTTTCTTTTCATATGTCGATTAAGATGTCTCCTTTCTTGGCTCTTTATGGGTATGAAGCACCTAGCTTTGTCGATTTGGTGTTTGGTGAGAGCAAAGCACCCCAAGCCAAGGACTTGTTGCAGCAAAGTCAAGACATCATGAAATCCTTGAAGGATAATCTGCAGATTGCACAGAATCA GGTCATCAGAAAAGTTGGGGTAGTAGCTTATGAGTTAGAGCTACCTTCTGATAGCCGAGTGCATAATGTTTTCCACGTGTCTCGtctcaagaaggcacttggacatAATGTGGTTGCTTCATCACAGTTGCcgcctttggatgaggagggacaGTTAGTTCTAATTCCAGAGGAGATACTTGATTTCAAAGAATGTTCTTTGAGGAAAAGAACTATCAGAGAATACCTGGTGAAGTGGAAGAACCTGCCTATGGAGGATGCGACTTGGGAAAGTGATGAGATTCTACAGCATCCTG GGCATGATTGA